The following proteins are co-located in the Paraburkholderia phytofirmans PsJN genome:
- a CDS encoding MFS transporter, with translation MNTVNAPITGTGEVKFAPSSAAVSAVPVQQTPSEATLPLRLAIGLLGMLLASLLAILNEQVTAVALADIRGAFSIGRDDGTWLTTLFEATNVATMVFAPWFGVTFTLKRFTIGAVLAVMVLGLLCPFAPNLLTLYVLRALQGVAGGCLPPMLIIVALRYLPPKVKLYGLAGYALTATFGPALGTPLAALWTEYVGWQMAFWQIVPLGLISCVAIYRGLPADPTRLERLRSFNWTGFILGYPAIAMLVIGLLQGDRLDWLNSTFIATMFGGGTLLLVAFLINEWFHPLPFFKLQLLARRNFAHGLLTLVGAVTLLVGVAAIPGQYLAQIHGYRPLQTTPLFLLVAIPLLVSLPATAALLNLRQVDHRWVMAIGLCLMAISCFLGSFVTTDWVRENFYWLQSLQILAQPMIIMGILMGVTTGLPPTEGPFASAMFNTIKTLSGAAATGLIEGLGTAREHFHSAMLVDHLGNNALVTSQSIDAAHGLGELAHRLHEQAVVLTSADLYRVMAGIAVAFLFVIPVLPVRVYPPWSTTQPSSR, from the coding sequence ATGAACACCGTCAACGCACCGATAACTGGAACAGGAGAAGTGAAGTTCGCGCCATCGTCGGCGGCGGTCTCAGCGGTTCCAGTACAGCAAACGCCGAGCGAAGCGACACTGCCGCTGCGTCTGGCAATCGGCCTGCTCGGCATGTTGCTGGCATCACTGCTCGCCATATTGAACGAACAGGTCACCGCGGTTGCACTCGCCGATATCCGCGGCGCGTTTTCAATCGGACGTGACGACGGGACATGGCTGACCACCCTCTTCGAGGCGACCAACGTGGCCACGATGGTATTCGCGCCGTGGTTCGGCGTGACGTTCACGCTCAAACGCTTCACGATCGGCGCCGTGCTCGCCGTGATGGTGCTTGGATTGCTCTGCCCGTTTGCGCCTAACCTGCTGACGCTCTACGTATTGCGCGCGCTGCAGGGCGTCGCCGGCGGATGTCTGCCGCCCATGCTGATCATCGTGGCACTGCGTTACCTGCCCCCGAAGGTCAAGTTATACGGGCTCGCCGGCTATGCACTGACCGCCACCTTCGGACCCGCGCTCGGCACGCCGCTCGCCGCGTTATGGACGGAATACGTCGGCTGGCAAATGGCATTCTGGCAAATCGTGCCGCTCGGACTCATCAGCTGCGTGGCAATCTACAGGGGACTGCCGGCGGACCCCACCCGACTCGAACGGCTGCGTTCATTCAACTGGACCGGTTTCATACTCGGTTATCCGGCCATCGCCATGCTCGTGATCGGCCTGCTGCAGGGCGATCGCCTCGACTGGCTGAACTCCACGTTTATCGCCACGATGTTTGGCGGCGGCACGTTGTTGCTGGTGGCGTTCCTGATCAACGAATGGTTTCATCCGCTGCCGTTTTTCAAACTCCAGCTGCTTGCCCGCAGGAACTTCGCGCATGGACTGCTGACCCTGGTGGGCGCGGTGACGCTGCTGGTCGGTGTCGCCGCCATACCCGGCCAGTATCTCGCGCAGATTCACGGCTACAGGCCGCTGCAAACCACGCCGCTGTTTCTGCTGGTGGCCATTCCCCTGCTGGTTTCGCTCCCGGCGACCGCCGCGCTGCTCAATCTGCGGCAGGTCGACCACCGTTGGGTGATGGCGATTGGACTTTGCCTGATGGCGATCTCGTGCTTTCTCGGCAGTTTCGTGACCACGGACTGGGTTCGCGAGAACTTCTACTGGCTGCAGTCGCTACAGATCCTGGCGCAGCCGATGATCATCATGGGCATCCTGATGGGCGTCACGACCGGCTTGCCGCCGACTGAAGGCCCGTTTGCTTCGGCCATGTTCAACACCATCAAAACACTGTCCGGCGCCGCGGCCACCGGCCTCATCGAAGGTCTGGGCACCGCGCGCGAGCATTTTCATTCGGCCATGCTGGTGGACCATCTGGGCAACAACGCGCTGGTCACGAGCCAGAGCATCGATGCCGCTCACGGGCTCGGCGAACTCGCGCACCGGCTCCACGAGCAGGCCGTCGTGCTCACGTCGGCGGATCTCTATCGCGTGATGGCCGG